From Pulveribacter suum, a single genomic window includes:
- the mreC gene encoding rod shape-determining protein MreC → MPPGTLERSAPSFFRHGPSPRARLLLYGALALFLMVADARFHVTEPLRAVVATLLYPLQWVAQQPVQLATYGAGYVQSLQATQHDLDETRRSMAEMALRAGQTEQLLRENTQLRELLALRERLTTAARAAQVLYDTADPYTRRVIVDQGQLAGVEPGSPVMDAYGVLGQVTRVYPLLSEVTLLIDRDQTIPVLNVRTGARSVTYGDPLAAPGGAVELRFTPGNADVQEGDLLTTSGIDGVYPPGLPVARVVRVERRADSTFARIWCEPLARVQGARHVMVLQPLKAELPERPEPQPAPGKKRGGRK, encoded by the coding sequence ATGCCCCCCGGCACACTTGAGCGCAGCGCGCCGTCGTTCTTCCGCCACGGCCCGTCGCCGCGCGCGCGGCTGCTGCTGTACGGCGCGCTAGCGCTGTTCCTGATGGTGGCGGATGCGCGCTTTCACGTCACCGAGCCCCTGCGCGCGGTGGTGGCCACGCTGCTGTACCCCCTGCAGTGGGTGGCGCAGCAGCCGGTGCAGCTGGCCACCTATGGCGCCGGCTATGTGCAGTCGCTGCAGGCCACGCAGCACGACCTGGACGAGACCCGCCGCAGCATGGCCGAGATGGCCCTGCGTGCCGGACAGACCGAGCAGCTGCTGCGCGAGAACACCCAGCTGCGCGAGCTGCTGGCGCTGCGCGAGCGCCTGACCACTGCGGCGCGCGCGGCCCAGGTGCTCTACGACACGGCCGACCCCTACACCCGCCGCGTCATCGTGGACCAGGGCCAGCTGGCCGGCGTGGAGCCGGGCTCGCCCGTGATGGATGCCTATGGCGTGCTCGGCCAGGTCACCCGCGTGTACCCGCTGCTCAGCGAAGTCACGCTGCTCATCGACCGTGACCAGACCATTCCCGTGCTCAACGTGCGCACCGGCGCGCGCAGCGTGACCTATGGCGACCCGCTGGCCGCCCCCGGCGGCGCGGTGGAGCTGCGCTTCACGCCCGGCAACGCGGACGTGCAGGAGGGCGACCTGCTCACCACCAGCGGCATCGACGGCGTGTACCCGCCCGGCCTGCCCGTAGCGCGCGTGGTGCGCGTGGAGCGGCGCGCCGACTCCACCTTCGCGCGCATCTGGTGCGAGCCCCTGGCCCGGGTGCAGGGCGCGCGGCACGTGATGGTGCTGCAGCCCCTCAAGGCAGAGCTGCCCGAGCGCCCCGAGCCGCAGCCGGCGCCCGGCAAGAAGCGCGGAGGCCGCAAATGA
- the mreD gene encoding rod shape-determining protein MreD: MIMPRGQPLLLPVRPSFIAMSLLLALVLYMLPLGRVAWTPDWVLLLLVFWSMHQPTRVGLGVAFALGLVLDVFQSALLGQHALVYTLAVFGAQAAARRVLWFGSVPQALQLAPLFLAAHALEVALRVAGGGLLPGWPVLVAPLLETLLWPLASWLLLAPQRRPPDQDKNRPL, translated from the coding sequence ATGATCATGCCCCGCGGCCAGCCGCTGCTGCTGCCGGTGCGCCCGTCCTTCATCGCGATGAGTTTGCTGCTGGCGCTGGTGCTGTACATGCTGCCGCTGGGGCGCGTGGCCTGGACGCCCGACTGGGTGCTGCTGCTGCTGGTGTTCTGGTCCATGCACCAGCCCACCCGCGTGGGCTTGGGCGTGGCCTTTGCCCTGGGGCTGGTGCTGGACGTGTTCCAGTCGGCCTTGCTGGGCCAGCACGCGCTGGTCTATACGCTGGCGGTGTTTGGCGCGCAGGCGGCGGCGCGGCGGGTGCTGTGGTTCGGCTCCGTGCCGCAGGCGCTGCAGCTGGCGCCGCTGTTTTTGGCCGCACACGCGCTGGAGGTGGCGCTGCGCGTGGCCGGCGGCGGCCTCTTGCCGGGCTGGCCGGTGCTCGTGGCGCCGCTGCTGGAGACACTGCTGTGGCCGCTGGCCAGCTGGCTGCTGCTGGCGCCGCAGCGCCGCCCGCCCGACCAGGACAAGAACCGCCCGCTGTGA
- the mrdA gene encoding penicillin-binding protein 2 produces the protein MTELRNAQADAGRFRLRVLAVALLVLLCFSLIAARLYVLQVVRHEGLAEQAESNRTAVVPIVPNRGLILDRNGVVLATNYSAYTLEITPSRSLDLEVTIDQLAEIVDIQPRDRRRFKRLMDESRNFESLPIRTRLSDEEVARFAAQRWRFPGVEIKARLFRTYPFGEVASHAIGYIGRINQREKERIEDAGDTANYRGTDYIGKLGVEQSFESTLHGHTGVELLETSAGGHAVRRLESHPATPGNTVMLSLDIRLQKMVEDLFGDRRGALVALDPRNGEVLALVSKPTFDPNLFVEGIDQDNWQALNESINKPLLNRALRGTYPPGSTYKPFMALAALELGKRGAAVVVSDPGYFNYGGRTFRSHEGGLGGVDMHRAIQYSSNTYFYSLAVEMGVDAIHDFMAPLGFGQITGIDLGGEVRGVLPSTEWKRNAYKRPEAKRWYSGETVSLGIGQGYNNFTMLQLAVAEATLANGGTRHRPHLIKAVKDQVSGAVTEVQQPPGEPLGYKSRNVDVIRRALQAVNESGTGRRVFAGAPYTSAGKTGTAQAVGWAQNTRYNAKLLAEHQRDHSLFTAFAPVDEPRIAVAIIVENAGFGSAAAAPIVRRVFDYWLLGQYPSEEDVAATAKGQAGAPLGTPRRVEDIPLPAVVLP, from the coding sequence ATGACGGAGCTGCGCAATGCCCAGGCCGACGCGGGGCGCTTTCGCCTGCGCGTGCTGGCGGTGGCGCTGCTGGTGCTGCTGTGCTTTTCGCTCATCGCCGCGCGGCTGTACGTGCTGCAGGTGGTGCGCCACGAGGGCCTGGCCGAGCAGGCCGAGAGCAACCGCACGGCGGTGGTGCCCATCGTGCCCAACCGCGGCCTGATCCTGGACAGGAACGGCGTGGTGCTGGCCACCAACTACTCGGCCTACACGCTGGAGATCACGCCCTCGCGCTCGCTGGACCTGGAGGTCACCATCGACCAGCTGGCCGAGATCGTGGACATCCAGCCGCGCGACCGGCGCCGCTTCAAGCGGCTGATGGACGAGTCGCGCAACTTCGAATCGCTGCCGATCCGCACCCGCCTGTCCGACGAAGAGGTGGCACGCTTTGCCGCCCAGCGCTGGCGCTTCCCCGGCGTGGAGATCAAGGCGCGGCTGTTTCGCACCTACCCGTTCGGCGAAGTGGCCAGCCACGCCATCGGCTACATCGGGCGCATCAACCAGCGCGAAAAAGAGCGCATCGAAGACGCGGGCGACACCGCCAACTACCGCGGCACCGACTACATCGGCAAGCTGGGCGTGGAGCAGAGCTTCGAGTCCACGCTGCACGGCCACACCGGCGTGGAGCTGCTGGAGACGTCGGCCGGCGGGCACGCCGTGCGCCGCCTGGAGAGCCACCCGGCCACGCCGGGCAACACCGTCATGCTGTCGCTGGACATCCGGCTGCAAAAGATGGTGGAGGACCTGTTCGGCGACCGCCGCGGCGCGCTGGTGGCACTGGACCCGAGAAACGGCGAGGTGCTGGCGCTGGTCTCCAAGCCCACGTTCGACCCCAACCTGTTCGTCGAAGGCATCGACCAGGACAACTGGCAGGCGCTCAACGAATCCATCAACAAGCCGCTCCTGAACCGCGCGCTGCGCGGCACCTACCCGCCCGGCTCCACCTACAAGCCCTTCATGGCGCTGGCGGCGCTGGAGCTGGGCAAGCGCGGCGCCGCCGTGGTGGTCAGCGACCCGGGCTACTTCAACTATGGCGGGCGCACCTTCCGCAGCCACGAAGGCGGCCTGGGCGGCGTGGACATGCACCGCGCCATCCAGTATTCGAGCAACACGTATTTCTATTCGCTGGCCGTGGAGATGGGCGTGGACGCCATCCACGACTTCATGGCGCCGCTGGGCTTTGGCCAGATCACCGGCATCGACTTGGGCGGCGAAGTGCGCGGCGTGCTGCCCAGCACCGAGTGGAAGCGAAACGCCTACAAGCGCCCCGAAGCCAAGCGCTGGTACTCCGGCGAGACCGTGTCGCTGGGCATTGGCCAGGGCTACAACAACTTCACCATGCTGCAGCTGGCCGTGGCCGAGGCCACGCTGGCCAATGGCGGCACGCGCCACCGCCCGCACCTGATCAAGGCGGTGAAGGACCAGGTCAGCGGCGCCGTCACCGAAGTGCAGCAGCCCCCCGGCGAGCCCCTGGGCTACAAGAGCCGCAACGTGGACGTCATCCGCCGCGCGCTGCAGGCCGTCAACGAGAGCGGCACCGGCCGGCGCGTGTTCGCTGGCGCGCCCTACACCTCCGCCGGCAAGACCGGCACGGCGCAGGCCGTGGGCTGGGCGCAGAACACGCGCTACAACGCCAAGCTGCTGGCCGAGCACCAGCGCGACCATTCGCTGTTTACCGCTTTCGCGCCGGTGGACGAGCCGCGCATCGCCGTGGCGATCATCGTGGAGAACGCCGGCTTCGGCTCGGCGGCGGCCGCGCCCATCGTGCGCCGGGTGTTCGACTACTGGCTGCTGGGCCAGTACCCCAGCGAGGAGGACGTTGCTGCCACGGCCAAGGGCCAGGCCGGCGCGCCCCTGGGCACGCCGCGCCGGGTCGAGGACATACCCCTGCCCGCCGTCGTGCTGCCCTAA
- a CDS encoding DMT family transporter, protein MRHERQGLAALLLVVAVWGTTFPAMKLLSAHLDALQIIWARFAIALLVLAPAWRGLRAHERRWGLLLGALLFTAFWLQIEGLARTSSNRNAFVTGLNVLVVPLLAMAVLGRRYGLALWGACALALAGMVMMFHEDEPWNRGDSLTLASTLFYAIYILVLEECARRTAARPLRATRLAAVQALVMCAAASALVLLRHGGADSTLQALAGLPRDALAALAYLGVVASVLVVTLQAWGQQRVDAMRSAIVFGLEPVFAAATAWLLIGERLGVAGMAGAALIVAALVLSQLQPPRAAPTSAA, encoded by the coding sequence ATGCGCCATGAACGCCAGGGCCTGGCCGCGCTGCTCCTCGTGGTGGCCGTCTGGGGCACCACCTTTCCCGCGATGAAGCTGCTGTCCGCGCATCTGGACGCGCTGCAGATCATCTGGGCCCGCTTTGCCATTGCCCTGCTGGTGCTGGCCCCCGCCTGGCGCGGCCTGCGCGCGCACGAGCGGCGCTGGGGCCTGCTGCTGGGCGCGCTGCTGTTTACGGCCTTCTGGCTGCAGATCGAGGGGCTGGCGCGCACCAGCAGCAACCGCAACGCCTTCGTCACCGGGCTGAACGTGCTGGTGGTGCCGCTGCTGGCCATGGCCGTGCTGGGGCGGCGCTACGGGCTGGCGCTGTGGGGCGCCTGCGCCCTGGCGCTGGCCGGCATGGTGATGATGTTCCACGAGGACGAGCCCTGGAACCGGGGCGACTCGCTGACGCTGGCCAGCACGCTGTTCTACGCCATCTACATCCTGGTGCTGGAGGAATGCGCCCGCCGCACCGCCGCGCGGCCGCTGCGCGCCACGCGGCTGGCGGCCGTGCAGGCGCTGGTGATGTGCGCCGCTGCCAGCGCCCTGGTGCTGCTGCGCCACGGCGGCGCGGACAGCACGCTGCAGGCCCTGGCCGGGCTGCCGCGCGATGCGCTGGCGGCGCTGGCCTACCTGGGCGTGGTGGCCAGCGTGCTGGTGGTCACCCTGCAGGCGTGGGGCCAGCAGCGGGTGGACGCCATGCGCAGCGCCATCGTCTTCGGGCTGGAGCCGGTGTTTGCCGCCGCCACCGCGTGGCTGCTGATCGGCGAGCGCCTGGGCGTGGCCGGCATGGCCGGGGCGGCGCTGATCGTGGCGGCGCTGGTGCTGAGCCAGCTGCAGCCGCCGCGCGCCGCGCCTACTTCGGCGGCCTGA
- a CDS encoding amino acid ABC transporter ATP-binding protein has protein sequence MTDNSATPYIVCKDVRKAFGSHEVLKGVSTQFYTGQVTTIIGASGSGKSTLLRAINRLEPHDSGSITIGGVEVTDDAHTLQRQRCEVGMVFQQFNLFGHLTVLDNLTLAPRRIHRTARAAANEQALQLLKRVGMQDHAHKYPWQLSGGQQQRVAIARALAMQPKVMLFDEPTSALDPEMVQEVLDVMRELARGGMTMVVVTHEMGFAREVADRVMFFDQGCIAHDAPPAEFFAHPASERIRSFLRRMSA, from the coding sequence ATGACTGACAACTCCGCAACTCCCTACATCGTCTGCAAGGACGTGCGCAAGGCCTTTGGCAGCCATGAGGTGCTGAAGGGCGTGTCCACGCAGTTCTACACCGGCCAGGTGACGACCATCATCGGCGCCTCGGGTTCGGGCAAGAGCACGCTGCTGCGCGCCATCAACCGGCTGGAGCCGCATGACAGCGGCAGCATCACCATCGGCGGCGTGGAGGTGACCGACGACGCGCACACGCTGCAGCGCCAGCGCTGCGAGGTGGGCATGGTGTTTCAGCAGTTCAACCTGTTTGGCCATCTCACGGTGCTGGACAACCTGACGCTGGCGCCGCGGCGCATCCACCGCACGGCGCGCGCCGCGGCCAACGAGCAGGCCCTGCAGCTGCTCAAGCGCGTGGGCATGCAGGACCACGCGCACAAATACCCCTGGCAGCTGTCGGGCGGGCAGCAGCAGCGCGTGGCGATTGCCCGGGCGCTGGCCATGCAGCCGAAGGTCATGCTGTTCGACGAGCCCACCAGCGCCCTGGACCCGGAGATGGTGCAGGAGGTGCTGGACGTGATGCGCGAGCTGGCGCGCGGCGGCATGACCATGGTCGTGGTCACGCACGAGATGGGCTTTGCCCGCGAGGTGGCCGACCGCGTCATGTTCTTCGACCAGGGCTGCATCGCCCACGACGCGCCGCCCGCGGAGTTCTTCGCCCATCCGGCCAGCGAGCGCATCCGCTCGTTCCTGCGGCGCATGAGCGCCTGA
- a CDS encoding amino acid ABC transporter permease, with protein sequence MLVALWPSRWSRTQRSNATLVAALVLMALVLSLLGWLLSFFPEPIGSNAGLFAEGAITTLELTLVAGVAGLMLGTGAALARTSRLAWLRWIASLYIWAIRGTPLLVQILFVYFALPALVPWLNLPDFAAACVALGLNVGAYNAEAIRAGLLAVPRGQTEAARALGLPRSHVFFDVVFPQAFKIALPPLVSNFVALLKDSSLAYAIGVVELTNVGNRIQSATFQPVATLTTVAITYLILTTLVTQVTHGIEHRFDVEGRVK encoded by the coding sequence ATGCTTGTCGCTCTTTGGCCCTCCCGCTGGAGCCGCACCCAGCGCAGCAACGCGACGCTGGTGGCGGCGCTGGTGCTGATGGCGCTGGTCCTGTCGCTGCTCGGCTGGCTGCTGTCGTTCTTCCCTGAGCCCATCGGCTCCAACGCCGGGCTGTTCGCCGAAGGCGCCATTACCACGCTGGAGCTGACGCTGGTGGCCGGCGTCGCCGGCCTTATGCTAGGCACGGGCGCGGCGCTGGCGCGCACTTCGCGCCTGGCCTGGCTGCGCTGGATCGCCAGCCTGTACATCTGGGCCATCCGCGGCACGCCGCTCCTGGTGCAGATCCTGTTCGTGTACTTCGCGCTGCCGGCGCTGGTGCCGTGGCTGAACCTGCCCGACTTTGCTGCCGCCTGCGTGGCCCTGGGCCTGAACGTGGGTGCCTACAACGCCGAGGCCATCCGCGCGGGCCTGCTGGCCGTGCCGCGCGGGCAGACCGAGGCCGCGCGCGCCCTGGGACTGCCGCGCTCCCACGTGTTCTTCGACGTGGTCTTTCCCCAGGCCTTCAAGATCGCGCTGCCGCCTTTGGTGAGCAACTTCGTGGCGCTGCTCAAAGACTCGTCGCTGGCCTACGCCATCGGCGTGGTGGAGCTGACCAACGTGGGCAACCGCATCCAGTCGGCCACCTTCCAGCCCGTGGCCACGCTGACCACGGTGGCCATCACCTACCTGATATTGACCACGCTGGTCACGCAGGTCACGCACGGCATCGAGCACCGCTTCGACGTCGAGGGCCGAGTGAAGTGA
- a CDS encoding ABC transporter substrate-binding protein, with protein MKMLKTLAAAALALCAAATVQARPLAEIQKSGTIILASEGQYAPFNFFKGKELTGYEIEVAEAVAKKMGLKYEWKTVGFDALLTGLAQDRWDLVIASHGITEERAKAATFTDPHYCSGGQIVALKPEIRTAADLAGKTVAVQTGTSYLQHVKEVPGVKEVKNFPTDEAARSALGSKRVDAWVTDRFVAKEMLAKAPKAGFKTGDMLFVEKVAAAVTKGNQSLADAWNKSFKELVADGTIGKISQKYFQEDVTCK; from the coding sequence ATGAAGATGCTCAAGACCCTGGCCGCCGCCGCGCTGGCGCTGTGCGCCGCAGCCACCGTGCAGGCGCGTCCGCTGGCTGAGATCCAAAAAAGCGGCACCATCATCCTTGCCTCCGAAGGCCAGTACGCGCCCTTCAACTTCTTCAAGGGCAAGGAGCTCACGGGCTACGAGATCGAGGTCGCCGAGGCCGTGGCCAAGAAGATGGGCCTGAAATACGAGTGGAAGACCGTGGGCTTCGACGCCCTGCTCACCGGCCTGGCGCAGGACCGCTGGGACCTGGTCATCGCCTCGCACGGCATCACCGAGGAGCGCGCCAAGGCCGCCACCTTCACCGACCCGCACTACTGCTCGGGTGGCCAGATCGTGGCCCTGAAGCCGGAGATTCGCACCGCTGCCGACCTGGCCGGCAAGACGGTGGCGGTGCAGACCGGCACGTCCTATCTGCAGCACGTCAAGGAAGTGCCGGGCGTCAAGGAAGTGAAGAACTTCCCCACCGACGAGGCCGCGCGCAGCGCCCTGGGCTCCAAGCGCGTGGACGCCTGGGTGACCGACCGCTTCGTGGCCAAGGAAATGCTGGCCAAGGCGCCCAAGGCCGGCTTCAAGACCGGCGACATGCTGTTCGTGGAGAAGGTCGCCGCCGCCGTGACCAAGGGCAACCAGAGCCTGGCCGATGCCTGGAACAAGTCCTTCAAGGAACTGGTTGCCGACGGCACCATTGGCAAGATCTCGCAGAAGTACTTCCAGGAAGACGTGACCTGCAAGTAA
- the rocF gene encoding arginase, with the protein MTTVSLIGAPTDVGASVLGASMGPDALRIAGIARALLDLGLQVQDSGNLHGPGNPQAAPQDGFRHLQEVAHWNRTVFEATAAALARGELPLMMGGDHCLAIGSISAVAAHCRARGQRLKVLWFDAHADANTPETSPSGNIHGMPVACLLGHGPHALSQLAGSAALAAGEIALIGVRSVDAVEKRFVAEHGIEVYDMRTIDERGMRAVMQAALAGVDEGTHLHVSFDMDAMDPSVAPGVGTDVRGGLTYRETQLCMEMLADSGRLGSADLVELNPALDVRNQTAELAVDLLESLFGKSTLMRVR; encoded by the coding sequence ATGACCACCGTGAGCCTGATCGGCGCGCCCACCGACGTGGGCGCCAGCGTGCTGGGCGCCAGCATGGGGCCGGACGCCCTGCGCATCGCCGGCATTGCGCGCGCCCTGCTGGACCTGGGGCTGCAGGTGCAAGACAGCGGCAACCTGCACGGCCCCGGCAACCCGCAGGCCGCGCCACAGGACGGCTTTCGCCACCTGCAGGAGGTGGCGCACTGGAACCGCACCGTGTTCGAGGCCACCGCCGCGGCACTGGCGCGCGGCGAGCTGCCGCTGATGATGGGCGGCGACCACTGCCTGGCGATCGGCTCCATCAGCGCCGTGGCGGCGCACTGCCGCGCGCGGGGCCAACGCCTGAAAGTGCTGTGGTTTGACGCGCACGCGGACGCCAACACGCCCGAGACGTCGCCCAGCGGCAACATCCACGGCATGCCGGTGGCCTGCCTGCTGGGGCACGGCCCGCACGCGCTGTCGCAGCTGGCAGGCAGCGCGGCGCTGGCCGCCGGCGAGATCGCCCTGATCGGCGTGCGCAGCGTGGACGCGGTGGAAAAGCGCTTCGTGGCCGAGCACGGCATCGAGGTCTATGACATGCGCACCATCGACGAGCGGGGCATGCGCGCCGTGATGCAGGCCGCGCTGGCCGGTGTGGACGAGGGCACGCACCTGCACGTGAGCTTCGACATGGACGCGATGGACCCGTCGGTGGCCCCCGGCGTGGGCACCGACGTGCGCGGCGGGCTGACCTACCGCGAGACCCAGCTGTGCATGGAGATGCTGGCCGACAGCGGGCGCCTGGGCTCGGCCGACCTGGTGGAGCTGAACCCGGCGCTGGACGTGCGCAACCAGACCGCCGAGCTGGCCGTGGACCTGCTGGAGAGCCTGTTTGGCAAATCCACGCTGATGCGCGTGCGCTGA
- a CDS encoding sulfite exporter TauE/SafE family protein, which produces MEWLIVTLASLLAGFVDAIVGGGGLILLPALFATFPTASPATLMGTNKSAAIWGTGIATWQYSRRVTMRWQVVLPGAFAGFAGAFAGAWVVTLISADFLRKLLPLVLVALLAYTLARKDLGRVHAPRLGVRQEVRAACAIGLTIGFYDGFFGPGTGSFFVFLFVRVLGYDFLHASASAKLLNLATNVAALILFAAKGHVWWHFALPLAVANVVGSVLGAHLALKHGAGFVRGIFIAVVGALILKTGYDAFLR; this is translated from the coding sequence ATGGAATGGCTCATCGTCACGCTGGCCTCGCTGCTGGCCGGTTTCGTGGACGCAATCGTGGGCGGCGGCGGCCTGATTTTGCTGCCCGCCCTGTTCGCCACCTTCCCCACCGCCTCCCCCGCCACGCTCATGGGCACCAACAAGAGTGCGGCCATCTGGGGCACCGGCATCGCCACCTGGCAGTACAGCCGGCGCGTAACCATGCGCTGGCAGGTGGTGCTGCCGGGCGCTTTCGCCGGCTTTGCCGGGGCGTTTGCCGGGGCCTGGGTGGTCACGCTGATCTCTGCGGACTTTCTGCGCAAGCTGCTGCCCCTGGTGCTGGTGGCGCTGCTGGCCTATACCCTGGCCCGAAAGGATCTGGGGCGCGTTCATGCGCCGCGCCTGGGCGTGCGCCAGGAGGTGCGCGCCGCCTGCGCCATCGGGCTGACCATCGGGTTCTACGACGGCTTCTTCGGACCCGGCACGGGCAGCTTCTTCGTCTTTTTGTTCGTGCGCGTGCTGGGCTATGACTTTCTGCACGCTTCGGCCTCGGCCAAGCTGCTGAACCTGGCGACCAACGTGGCGGCGCTGATCCTGTTTGCCGCCAAGGGTCACGTGTGGTGGCACTTCGCCCTGCCCCTGGCCGTGGCGAACGTGGTGGGCAGCGTGCTGGGCGCGCACCTGGCGCTCAAGCACGGGGCGGGCTTCGTGCGCGGCATCTTCATCGCCGTGGTGGGTGCCTTGATCCTCAAGACCGGCTACGACGCCTTCCTGCGCTGA